A genomic window from Streptomyces sp. HUAS YS2 includes:
- a CDS encoding haloalkane dehalogenase, with translation MIDFVPDPSLYPFESRWFDSSAGRVHYIDEGTGPPIVFCHGSPTWSFLYRHIVKSLRHQYRCIAVDYLGFGLSARPAGFDYTISEHTAVVGELIDHLQLDGFVLMGQDWGGPIGLGAATTRADRVKGLVLGNTAFWPIEPLANRAFSVIMSSRPMQRRILEQNLLVEQFLLGRTGPTLTAAEADHYRRVQPTKQARRGLTVMPREIRAARPLLEKLARDVPACLGDKPTLAVWGMRDMVFRPTACIPRIRSSFTDLAIVELRQAKHFIQEDAPDQIAAAIAERFH, from the coding sequence ATGATCGATTTCGTTCCCGACCCGAGCCTGTATCCCTTCGAGTCACGCTGGTTCGACTCGTCCGCCGGTCGGGTTCACTACATCGACGAGGGGACCGGGCCACCGATTGTGTTCTGCCATGGCTCTCCCACCTGGAGTTTCCTCTACCGCCACATCGTGAAGAGCCTGCGCCACCAGTATCGCTGCATTGCTGTCGACTACCTGGGCTTCGGCTTGTCCGCGCGCCCGGCCGGCTTCGACTACACGATCTCGGAGCACACGGCAGTCGTCGGTGAGCTGATCGACCATCTGCAGCTCGACGGCTTCGTCCTGATGGGACAGGACTGGGGTGGCCCCATCGGGCTCGGCGCGGCGACCACGCGCGCAGATCGCGTCAAGGGGCTCGTGCTGGGCAACACCGCGTTCTGGCCGATCGAGCCGCTGGCGAATCGGGCGTTCAGCGTGATCATGAGCAGCCGTCCCATGCAACGGCGCATCCTCGAACAGAACCTTCTCGTAGAACAGTTCCTGCTCGGCAGAACGGGTCCCACCCTGACCGCAGCCGAGGCCGACCACTACCGCAGGGTGCAGCCCACGAAGCAAGCCCGACGTGGACTCACGGTCATGCCCCGGGAGATCCGCGCCGCACGCCCACTGCTGGAGAAACTCGCCCGGGACGTACCTGCCTGCCTGGGTGACAAGCCGACGCTGGCGGTATGGGGCATGCGGGACATGGTGTTCCGGCCGACAGCGTGCATCCCGCGGATTCGCTCCTCGTTCACCGACCTCGCCATCGTCGAACTCCGCCAGGCGAAGCACTTCATCCAGGAAGACGCACCGGATCAGATCGCGGCAGCGATCGCCGAACGATTTCACTGA
- a CDS encoding TetR/AcrR family transcriptional regulator, with protein sequence MSSNVASGSERRNAIADSGIRIIARDGVRALTHRAVDREAGIPQGSTSYHAKTRLALLELIVDALAARSKADTDELADSLNTTFEPERRLGIDELAAQLAGLVETLASRRDDMRARYALLLELDDAPHLRAKLTAESAVHAIAHQVSASALAAAGLPSSDAHVEELIALTDSLVFYRTAINETASPQGTLTAYLHGIAST encoded by the coding sequence GTGTCTTCGAATGTGGCGAGTGGCAGTGAGCGGCGGAACGCGATCGCGGACAGCGGGATCCGCATCATCGCCCGCGACGGTGTGCGCGCCCTGACGCATCGAGCCGTCGACCGCGAGGCGGGGATCCCGCAGGGATCGACCTCGTACCATGCGAAGACGCGGCTCGCGCTGCTGGAACTCATCGTCGACGCACTCGCTGCCCGTTCGAAGGCTGACACCGACGAACTCGCCGACTCCCTGAACACGACGTTCGAGCCCGAACGCCGGCTCGGCATCGACGAGCTTGCCGCGCAGCTCGCAGGACTCGTCGAGACTCTCGCCTCACGTCGCGACGACATGAGAGCCCGATACGCCCTCCTCCTCGAACTCGACGACGCGCCACACCTTCGAGCAAAGCTGACGGCAGAGTCCGCGGTCCACGCCATCGCCCACCAGGTGTCAGCGTCAGCCCTCGCCGCAGCAGGACTGCCCAGCTCCGACGCACACGTTGAAGAACTCATCGCCCTCACGGACTCACTGGTGTTCTACCGAACCGCCATCAACGAGACCGCCTCGCCGCAGGGCACCCTTACCGCCTACCTGCACGGCATCGCCTCGACCTAG
- a CDS encoding Gfo/Idh/MocA family oxidoreductase, translating into MNAPSDLRLGVLGYGLRGSLARTAHRPGAGSRVTALADHDAAARTAGALAFPGATITGDHREVIADPDVDAVLVLTPDHTHADVACEALKAGKPVFVEKPLDIEVERCDEILRTAYETGTRLYVGHNLRHMPVVRLMRDIIARGEIGEVKTVWVRHFVGYGGDWYFKDWHAEQRYTTGLLLQKAAHDIDVIHWLANGWTRRVQALGDLMVYGDNPHRREPGEPKADDWYTKDGHWPPHTQRGLNPVIDVEDVSLVNMRLDNGVLAAYQQCHFTPDYWRNYTVIGDAGRLENFGDGPGGVVKVWNSRRSGHRPEADAQYPVPAAEDNAGHGGADPLLVDEFLRFVRDGGRTDTSPVAARMAVATGVQATDSLRDGGAPREIPPLDPELVTYFERGQQRLGR; encoded by the coding sequence ATGAACGCCCCCTCCGATCTGCGCCTCGGCGTCCTCGGGTACGGACTGCGCGGCTCCCTCGCCCGTACCGCCCACCGGCCGGGCGCCGGCTCCCGCGTCACCGCGCTCGCGGACCACGACGCCGCGGCGCGGACGGCGGGGGCGCTCGCCTTCCCCGGCGCCACCATCACCGGCGACCACCGCGAGGTGATCGCCGACCCCGACGTCGACGCGGTCCTGGTCCTCACCCCCGACCACACCCACGCCGACGTCGCCTGCGAGGCACTGAAGGCGGGCAAGCCCGTCTTCGTCGAGAAGCCCCTCGACATCGAGGTCGAGCGGTGCGACGAGATCCTCCGCACCGCGTACGAGACCGGCACCCGCCTCTACGTCGGCCACAACCTGCGCCACATGCCGGTCGTCCGCCTGATGCGCGACATCATCGCGCGCGGCGAGATCGGCGAGGTCAAGACCGTGTGGGTACGGCACTTCGTGGGCTACGGGGGCGACTGGTACTTCAAGGACTGGCACGCCGAACAGCGGTACACGACCGGTCTGTTGCTGCAGAAGGCCGCCCACGACATCGACGTGATCCACTGGCTCGCGAACGGCTGGACGCGCCGCGTCCAGGCCCTCGGCGACCTCATGGTGTACGGCGACAACCCGCACCGCCGCGAGCCCGGCGAACCCAAGGCGGACGACTGGTACACCAAGGACGGCCACTGGCCCCCGCACACCCAGCGCGGCCTCAACCCCGTCATCGACGTCGAGGACGTCTCGCTGGTCAACATGCGCCTCGACAACGGGGTTCTGGCGGCCTACCAGCAGTGCCACTTCACCCCCGACTACTGGCGCAACTACACCGTCATCGGCGACGCGGGCCGCCTGGAGAACTTCGGCGACGGACCCGGGGGAGTGGTGAAGGTGTGGAACTCCCGCCGGTCGGGACACCGCCCCGAGGCCGACGCCCAGTACCCCGTCCCGGCGGCCGAGGACAACGCGGGCCACGGCGGGGCCGACCCCCTGCTCGTCGACGAGTTCCTACGTTTCGTACGCGACGGCGGCCGCACCGACACCTCGCCGGTCGCTGCGCGAATGGCCGTCGCGACCGGCGTCCAGGCGACGGATTCCCTGCGCGACGGCGGAGCCCCGCGCGAGATCCCACCCCTCGACCCGGAGCTGGTCACCTACTTCGAGCGAGGGCAACAGCGCCTCGGGCGCTGA
- a CDS encoding right-handed parallel beta-helix repeat-containing protein codes for MNRFPLAAGIAVAATLLSTTPAAQAEPAPRTLHAAPDGSGTACTPVRPCSLEGARDAARSVDGRDVRIELGDGTYTLNRPLELGAADSGRDGHTVTWTAAPEAHPVLSGGRALTGWYANPDGTWTAPAPEGVTPRQLFVAGERAVRARGDACPAAVCDATRTGMTGAQATGIAHWARPTDAEAVIRVRWRNYHCRIAGVSGDVMTFAQPCWTNAASGTGRTGPAWDTTTVDSTRYSKVSFFENARELLDEPGEFVWNSAARTVTYLPRTGEDMRHAKAVTPITENLLTLDGAHDVRVTGIGFAYAAYHQPSTDEGYAGTQAGLTLTGATGPEDHAGRHYTKPAAALTVRGGRHVVVEGASFSHLGGAGVIFEQGTQDSTLTRSRFTDLSSGAAYIGDTEPQPAAELAGARNTVSYNTVRRAGVEYTDAVGIWAGYEAGTVVDHNTLDDLPYSGISVGWGWNQPDAQASVLRDNRITNNRITNVMRAAYDQHDGGAVYTQGAQPGTVISGNYINRSAHGNTERDGNGIYLDEQSSHITVARNVITRIGYKWVSNWADYGIDNHATGNWTDTAAPALAGTGSTMTDNLTGLDVLPTEALKVAEAAGADGRGRVEQLRPDLARTGTATQSSTDGTAAATRATDGDTTTDTRTLAEPGAWWQLDLGAVSHVGQIEVWNNSSMTTADFDVRLATKADFSDATTVHVTGKALRPTLLDTDTEARFVRIELTGTGRVALSHVLVHP; via the coding sequence ATGAACCGCTTCCCCCTGGCGGCGGGGATCGCCGTCGCCGCCACCCTGCTGTCCACCACTCCGGCCGCGCAGGCCGAGCCGGCGCCCCGCACCCTCCACGCTGCTCCCGACGGCTCGGGTACGGCCTGCACGCCGGTCCGGCCCTGCTCGCTCGAAGGCGCCCGTGACGCCGCCCGATCGGTCGACGGCCGCGACGTACGCATTGAACTGGGCGACGGAACCTACACGTTGAACCGCCCCCTGGAGCTCGGCGCTGCCGACTCCGGACGCGACGGGCACACCGTCACCTGGACAGCCGCGCCCGAAGCCCACCCGGTGCTCTCCGGCGGCCGGGCGCTCACCGGCTGGTACGCGAACCCGGACGGCACCTGGACGGCCCCAGCCCCCGAAGGCGTCACGCCGCGCCAGCTCTTCGTCGCCGGCGAGCGTGCCGTACGGGCGCGCGGCGATGCCTGCCCCGCCGCCGTCTGCGACGCAACCCGGACCGGCATGACCGGCGCTCAGGCCACCGGCATCGCGCACTGGGCCCGGCCCACCGACGCCGAGGCCGTCATCCGGGTCCGGTGGCGGAACTACCACTGCCGGATCGCCGGGGTCAGCGGCGACGTGATGACCTTCGCCCAGCCCTGCTGGACCAACGCGGCCTCCGGGACCGGCCGCACCGGACCCGCCTGGGACACCACCACCGTAGACTCGACCCGCTACTCCAAGGTCTCCTTCTTCGAGAACGCCCGAGAACTCCTCGACGAGCCCGGCGAGTTCGTCTGGAACTCGGCCGCGCGCACGGTCACCTACCTGCCGCGCACCGGCGAGGACATGCGGCACGCCAAGGCCGTCACCCCGATCACCGAGAACCTGCTCACCCTCGACGGCGCCCACGACGTGCGCGTCACCGGCATCGGATTCGCGTACGCCGCCTACCACCAGCCCTCCACCGACGAGGGCTACGCGGGCACGCAGGCCGGACTCACCCTGACCGGCGCCACCGGCCCCGAGGACCACGCGGGCCGCCACTACACCAAGCCCGCCGCCGCGCTCACCGTCCGTGGCGGCCGGCACGTGGTCGTCGAGGGAGCGTCGTTCAGCCACCTCGGCGGCGCGGGCGTGATCTTCGAACAAGGTACCCAGGACTCGACGCTGACCCGCTCCCGGTTCACCGACCTGTCCTCCGGCGCCGCCTACATCGGCGACACCGAACCCCAGCCGGCCGCCGAACTCGCGGGCGCCCGCAACACGGTGTCGTACAACACCGTCCGCCGCGCCGGAGTGGAGTACACCGACGCCGTCGGCATCTGGGCGGGCTACGAGGCCGGGACGGTCGTTGACCACAACACGCTCGATGACCTGCCGTACTCCGGCATCTCCGTCGGCTGGGGCTGGAACCAGCCCGATGCTCAGGCCTCCGTCCTGCGCGACAACCGCATCACGAACAACCGCATCACCAATGTCATGCGCGCCGCGTACGACCAGCACGACGGCGGCGCCGTCTACACCCAGGGCGCCCAGCCCGGCACCGTCATCTCCGGGAACTACATCAACCGCAGCGCGCACGGCAACACCGAGCGCGACGGCAACGGCATCTACCTCGACGAACAGTCCAGCCACATCACCGTCGCCCGCAACGTGATCACCCGCATCGGCTACAAGTGGGTCTCCAACTGGGCCGACTACGGCATCGACAACCACGCCACCGGCAACTGGACCGACACCGCGGCCCCCGCCCTCGCCGGCACGGGCTCGACCATGACCGACAACCTGACCGGGCTCGACGTCCTGCCCACCGAGGCACTGAAGGTCGCGGAAGCGGCCGGCGCGGACGGACGCGGCCGCGTCGAACAGCTCCGTCCCGACCTGGCCCGGACCGGCACCGCGACCCAGTCGTCCACCGACGGCACCGCCGCGGCCACCCGCGCCACCGACGGCGACACCACCACCGACACCCGCACGCTCGCGGAGCCCGGCGCCTGGTGGCAGCTGGACCTCGGCGCCGTGAGCCACGTCGGACAGATCGAAGTGTGGAACAACAGCTCCATGACCACCGCCGACTTCGACGTCCGCCTCGCGACCAAGGCCGACTTCTCCGACGCGACGACGGTCCACGTCACGGGCAAGGCGCTCCGGCCCACCCTCCTGGACACCGACACCGAGGCCCGGTTCGTACGGATCGAGCTCACTGGAACCGGTCGCGTCGCCCTGTCCCACGTCCTGGTCCACCCGTAA
- a CDS encoding M1 family metallopeptidase, which yields MIRSIRAAIATVSAVAALALAAPAQAAPFDPKPGSDGVGDPLFPTLGNGGYDVTHYDLSFDFTPLTYDFTGTMKISATATQDLSSFNLDIDSLAVDAVTVNGEDAAWAVSPGKSGQELTVTPAGGLYEHRPFDVAVRYHGNGKTKPIGAPGWRHMSDGGFVSAAQSSRADTFAPVNDTPRDKASWTFHLTAPDSWTPAANGTATGTRPAGEGRTTHDFRLDAPMASELLGISVAKQTLLTGEGPHGVRLRHYVPADQVDTYRPIVEQTGEQIGWLEQTLGVRYPFDTYGMQIVRDGYGDALENQTLSLFGPGWFKNADTSTTYTNVMIHELTHQWFGDSVTPIDWQNAWLNEGPAVYYAALWADQQGTASMEAKMRTAYGKLDAVRKTDGPPGLPTALGGFNIYDGAAVTLYALNQRVGQEEFDALMKSWLLKNRHDNAGSQDFIDNAVRVTHDPTLRPFLEDWLFSTDNPAMPGHPDWS from the coding sequence GTGATCCGCAGCATCCGCGCCGCCATCGCCACCGTCTCGGCCGTGGCGGCCCTCGCGCTCGCCGCCCCGGCCCAGGCCGCCCCGTTCGACCCGAAGCCCGGCTCCGACGGCGTCGGCGACCCCCTGTTCCCGACGCTCGGCAACGGCGGCTACGACGTCACGCACTACGACCTGTCGTTCGACTTCACCCCGCTGACCTACGACTTCACCGGCACCATGAAGATCTCCGCGACCGCCACCCAGGACCTCTCCTCCTTCAACCTCGACATCGACTCCCTCGCCGTCGACGCGGTCACGGTGAACGGCGAGGACGCCGCCTGGGCGGTCTCGCCCGGCAAGAGCGGCCAGGAACTCACCGTCACCCCGGCCGGCGGTCTGTACGAGCACCGCCCCTTCGACGTCGCCGTCCGCTACCACGGGAACGGGAAGACCAAGCCGATCGGCGCCCCCGGCTGGCGCCACATGAGCGACGGCGGCTTCGTCTCCGCGGCGCAGTCGTCCCGCGCCGACACCTTCGCCCCCGTCAACGACACCCCGAGGGACAAGGCGAGCTGGACCTTCCATCTCACCGCGCCCGACAGCTGGACGCCCGCCGCCAACGGCACGGCCACCGGCACCCGCCCCGCCGGCGAGGGGAGGACCACCCACGACTTCCGCCTCGACGCCCCCATGGCCTCCGAACTCCTCGGCATATCCGTGGCCAAGCAGACCCTCCTGACCGGGGAGGGACCGCACGGCGTGCGGCTGCGCCACTATGTTCCGGCCGACCAGGTCGACACCTACCGGCCGATCGTCGAGCAGACCGGCGAGCAGATCGGCTGGCTGGAGCAGACCCTCGGCGTCCGCTACCCCTTCGACACGTACGGGATGCAGATCGTCCGCGACGGTTACGGCGACGCCCTGGAGAACCAGACCCTGTCCCTGTTCGGACCCGGCTGGTTCAAGAACGCCGACACCTCGACGACGTACACGAACGTAATGATCCACGAGCTGACCCACCAGTGGTTCGGAGACTCGGTCACTCCGATCGACTGGCAGAACGCCTGGCTGAACGAAGGGCCGGCCGTCTACTACGCCGCCCTCTGGGCCGACCAGCAGGGCACCGCCTCCATGGAGGCCAAGATGCGCACGGCGTACGGCAAGCTCGACGCCGTCCGCAAGACCGACGGGCCACCCGGACTCCCCACCGCCCTCGGTGGGTTCAACATCTACGACGGCGCCGCCGTCACCCTGTACGCCCTGAACCAGCGGGTCGGACAGGAGGAGTTCGACGCGCTCATGAAGTCCTGGCTGCTCAAGAACCGGCACGACAACGCCGGCTCCCAGGACTTCATCGACAACGCCGTACGCGTCACCCACGACCCCACCCTGCGGCCCTTCCTGGAGGACTGGCTGTTCAGCACGGACAACCCGGCCATGCCCGGACACCCCGACTGGAGCTGA